The following coding sequences lie in one Pseudarthrobacter phenanthrenivorans Sphe3 genomic window:
- a CDS encoding 4-phosphopantoate--beta-alanine ligase, whose translation MPIKLVTTVEALHGEGARLLAAKQGKSQGLVPTMGALHEGHAALARTAVEQNDVVVATIFVNPLQFGDAVDLDRYPRTLEADLALLEAEGVDLVFAPPVEEVYPGGEPLVRVTSGRLGEKWEGASRPGHFDGALTVVAKLLHYGLPAAGVGGDGRAGGGLPAYRAYFGQKDAQQLALVRRMVADLNFPVQIVGVPTVRAEDGLALSSRNRFLSDEEREAALVLSRALRLLEERATAREPLDLESAQALVESQPLVALDYFDVVDPATLEPLAENCRETPFRGEALALIAAKVGPVRLIDNVPLSS comes from the coding sequence ATGCCCATCAAACTCGTCACCACGGTGGAGGCCCTGCACGGGGAGGGCGCCCGCCTGCTCGCCGCCAAACAGGGAAAATCCCAGGGCCTTGTTCCCACCATGGGGGCACTCCACGAGGGACATGCCGCCCTGGCCCGGACCGCCGTCGAACAGAATGACGTGGTGGTGGCCACGATCTTCGTCAACCCGCTGCAGTTCGGCGACGCCGTTGACCTGGACCGGTACCCCCGCACGCTGGAAGCCGACCTTGCACTGCTGGAGGCTGAGGGCGTTGACCTGGTTTTTGCACCACCGGTGGAAGAGGTGTACCCGGGCGGCGAGCCGCTGGTACGGGTCACTTCAGGCCGGCTCGGGGAGAAATGGGAGGGCGCGTCACGGCCGGGCCACTTTGACGGTGCCCTGACGGTGGTGGCCAAGCTCCTGCATTACGGCCTGCCGGCCGCAGGGGTTGGTGGGGACGGCAGGGCGGGCGGAGGCCTGCCTGCCTATCGGGCCTACTTTGGCCAGAAGGACGCCCAGCAGCTGGCACTGGTCCGGCGCATGGTGGCGGACCTGAACTTTCCGGTGCAGATCGTGGGAGTTCCCACCGTGCGGGCGGAGGACGGGCTGGCGCTTTCGAGCCGCAACCGGTTCCTCTCGGATGAGGAACGGGAAGCAGCGCTGGTGCTGTCGCGTGCCCTCCGGCTGCTGGAGGAACGGGCAACCGCACGGGAACCCCTGGACCTGGAATCAGCCCAGGCCCTGGTGGAGTCGCAGCCGCTGGTGGCCCTTGACTACTTTGACGTGGTGGATCCTGCCACCCTTGAGCCGCTCGCGGAGAACTGCCGTGAGACCCCGTTCCGCGGCGAGGCACTGGCGCTTATCGCCGCGAAGGTGGGTCCTGTGCGGCTGATCGACAACGTGCCGCTGAGTTCCTAG
- a CDS encoding TetR/AcrR family transcriptional regulator: MKPEAKVPVPEVSPVAVSGPANPADRIMAVAYELFSTRGVRDVGVNELIERSGVAKATFYRHFPSKDALVLAFLEERDKRWTMDLILSEAQRRGSTPQEQLLAIFDVFGDWFLREDFEGCSFAKVLLEMGPAHPLGQASISYLAKIRGLIQAAGEEAGLVRAEEFAYSLLVLMKGSIVQAVEGDLQAAKRAQQMAVWLIDHHTK, encoded by the coding sequence ATGAAGCCAGAGGCGAAGGTCCCGGTCCCCGAGGTTTCCCCGGTGGCGGTATCCGGTCCCGCCAATCCGGCGGACCGGATCATGGCCGTGGCTTACGAGCTCTTCTCCACCCGCGGTGTACGGGACGTCGGCGTCAACGAGCTCATCGAACGGTCCGGGGTTGCCAAGGCCACGTTCTACCGGCATTTTCCTTCCAAGGATGCGCTGGTCCTGGCCTTCCTGGAGGAGCGGGACAAGCGGTGGACCATGGATTTGATCCTGTCCGAGGCGCAGCGCCGGGGCAGCACTCCCCAGGAGCAACTGCTGGCGATCTTTGATGTGTTTGGAGACTGGTTCCTGCGGGAGGACTTCGAAGGGTGTTCCTTCGCCAAGGTCCTGCTGGAGATGGGACCGGCCCATCCGCTGGGACAGGCCAGCATCAGTTACCTGGCAAAGATCCGCGGCCTCATCCAGGCCGCCGGCGAAGAGGCGGGGCTGGTACGCGCCGAGGAGTTTGCCTATTCGTTACTGGTCCTTATGAAAGGCTCCATTGTCCAGGCCGTGGAGGGCGACCTGCAGGCCGCCAAGCGCGCGCAGCAGATGGCAGTCTGGCTGATCGATCACCACACCAAGTGA
- a CDS encoding LacI family DNA-binding transcriptional regulator encodes MAGIRDVARLAGVSQATASRALSGKGSVSTKAREAVTAAASELGFVMSYHASSLASGRSHNIGVVLPFVNRWYFATLLEGANSALMDAGYDLTLYDFQGDRYRESVLGDFLLRKRLDGVLAVSLQLNGHETEQILAAGIPVVGVGGPLPGIPTLRIDDVEVGRRATAHLISLGHTRVAHVGGEHEYGRNFEISSGRRAGYEQAMEAAGLPVREAWSLISDYSANDAYRETKHLLADPAERPTAIFCASDEMAFGAMLAARDLGLRIPDELSVIGVDGHEMGEILGLTTIDQFPRNQGMRAVERLLALVQEEDGDAAGPADELMQTRLVVRSSTSAPRTPDRQRRSS; translated from the coding sequence GTGGCAGGAATCAGGGACGTAGCGCGGCTGGCGGGGGTTTCACAGGCGACGGCGTCGCGGGCGCTGAGCGGCAAGGGCAGTGTTTCCACCAAGGCACGGGAAGCTGTGACCGCCGCGGCCAGCGAACTGGGCTTCGTGATGTCCTACCATGCCTCCAGCCTGGCGAGCGGGCGCAGCCACAACATCGGCGTGGTGCTGCCCTTCGTCAACCGGTGGTACTTCGCCACCCTGCTCGAAGGGGCCAATTCCGCCCTGATGGATGCAGGCTACGATCTCACCCTCTATGACTTCCAGGGCGACCGCTACCGGGAGTCGGTGCTCGGGGATTTCCTCCTGCGCAAACGGCTCGACGGCGTCCTGGCGGTTTCCCTGCAGCTCAACGGCCACGAGACCGAACAGATCCTCGCTGCCGGGATTCCGGTGGTGGGGGTTGGCGGCCCGCTTCCCGGGATTCCCACCCTGCGGATCGACGATGTGGAGGTGGGCCGCCGCGCAACGGCCCACCTGATCAGCCTCGGCCACACGCGGGTGGCACACGTTGGCGGCGAGCATGAGTATGGGCGGAACTTCGAGATCTCCAGCGGACGGCGGGCCGGCTACGAACAAGCCATGGAGGCTGCCGGCCTGCCGGTCCGCGAGGCGTGGTCCCTGATTTCGGACTACTCGGCAAACGATGCCTACCGGGAAACGAAGCACCTGCTGGCGGACCCTGCCGAGCGGCCCACCGCCATCTTCTGCGCCTCGGATGAAATGGCGTTTGGCGCTATGCTGGCGGCCCGCGACCTGGGCCTGCGGATCCCTGATGAACTGTCGGTGATCGGCGTGGACGGCCACGAGATGGGGGAAATCCTGGGACTGACCACCATTGACCAGTTCCCCCGCAACCAGGGCATGCGGGCAGTGGAGCGCCTCCTCGCCCTGGTCCAGGAAGAGGACGGCGATGCAGCGGGGCCGGCGGATGAACTCATGCAGACCCGGCTGGTGGTCCGGTCCAGCACCTCCGCTCCCCGGACTCCGGACCGGCAGCGGCGCTCTTCTTGA
- a CDS encoding glycoside hydrolase family 13 protein → MTTTLIPAGSDVSDLRLVPVHPADKGTEWWRSSVIYQIYPRSFRDLNGDGNGDLPGITAELHQLAALDVDAVWLSPFYVSPQRDGGYDVADYCDVDPVFGTLDDFDALVARADSLGIRVIIDLVPNHCSSDHALFQAALQAGPGSPERDMFVFRDGRGEAGELPPNNWQSHFGGPAWTRITEPSGEPGQWYVHLFDSSQPDFNWDNPAVHAEFERILRFWLSRGVAGFRVDVAHALVKADGLPDWHGRPDGVSTDEFPGHLAPMFGQPEIHDIYREWRRVLAEFDGDRILCAEASIDPLSRLTNWVMPDQMHQAFNFAYLGTPWDPAKLRAVIESSLRMFDSVGAPTTWVLSNHDVVRHATRFGIVEPPARPGDGLGADDVQPDGELGLRRALAASMLMLALPGGVYLYQGEELGLPDHTTMDHTFRQDPSFRRTAGERIGRDGCRVPLPWEADAPAFGFNGTGESWLPQPESWAALSRDVQQQDESSVLSLYRRALVLRRALKLGAGSLDWAEGPAPQDCVTFVNNGVLVMLNMGDAPVDLPHLEILLSTDPGAADQRKLGPAQCIWLRM, encoded by the coding sequence ATGACTACGACGCTTATCCCCGCTGGATCCGACGTATCCGACCTTCGGCTGGTGCCGGTCCACCCGGCCGACAAGGGCACCGAATGGTGGCGGTCCTCGGTGATTTACCAGATCTACCCCCGCTCGTTCCGTGACCTGAATGGCGACGGCAACGGCGATCTTCCCGGCATCACCGCGGAGCTGCACCAGCTGGCCGCCCTCGACGTCGACGCCGTGTGGCTGTCCCCCTTCTACGTCTCCCCCCAGCGGGACGGCGGTTACGACGTGGCTGACTACTGCGACGTGGACCCGGTATTCGGCACCCTGGATGACTTTGACGCGCTGGTTGCCCGCGCCGATTCCCTGGGTATCCGGGTGATCATCGACCTGGTGCCCAACCACTGCTCCTCGGACCACGCCCTGTTCCAGGCAGCACTCCAGGCGGGGCCCGGGAGCCCGGAGCGGGACATGTTCGTTTTCCGCGACGGGCGTGGCGAAGCCGGTGAACTGCCTCCGAACAACTGGCAGTCGCACTTCGGCGGCCCGGCGTGGACGCGCATTACGGAACCTTCGGGCGAACCCGGCCAGTGGTACGTGCATCTCTTCGACTCCTCCCAGCCTGACTTCAACTGGGACAACCCGGCAGTACATGCCGAATTCGAGCGGATCCTGCGGTTCTGGCTCAGCCGCGGCGTGGCCGGCTTCCGGGTGGACGTGGCCCACGCCCTGGTCAAGGCGGACGGCCTGCCGGACTGGCACGGACGGCCCGACGGCGTCAGCACCGATGAGTTCCCGGGCCACCTCGCGCCCATGTTCGGCCAGCCGGAGATCCATGACATCTACCGCGAGTGGCGCAGGGTCCTGGCAGAGTTCGACGGCGACCGCATCCTGTGTGCCGAAGCGAGCATCGATCCCCTCTCCCGCCTGACCAACTGGGTCATGCCGGACCAGATGCACCAGGCGTTCAACTTCGCCTACCTCGGCACGCCCTGGGATCCGGCCAAGCTGCGGGCAGTCATTGAGAGTTCGCTCCGGATGTTTGATTCCGTGGGCGCGCCCACCACCTGGGTGCTCTCCAACCACGACGTCGTCCGGCACGCCACGCGCTTCGGCATCGTGGAGCCGCCGGCCCGTCCGGGCGACGGACTGGGTGCGGACGATGTCCAGCCGGACGGTGAGCTGGGCCTGCGCCGGGCGCTTGCGGCCTCGATGCTGATGCTTGCCTTGCCGGGCGGGGTCTACCTGTACCAGGGTGAGGAACTGGGCTTGCCCGATCACACCACCATGGACCACACCTTCCGCCAGGATCCGTCCTTCCGGCGGACGGCCGGGGAACGGATTGGCCGCGACGGCTGCCGGGTGCCCCTGCCGTGGGAGGCCGACGCGCCGGCTTTCGGTTTCAACGGCACCGGGGAGTCCTGGCTGCCGCAGCCCGAAAGCTGGGCGGCATTGTCCCGGGATGTCCAGCAGCAGGATGAGTCCTCCGTCCTCTCGCTGTACCGCCGTGCCCTGGTGCTGCGCCGCGCCCTGAAGCTCGGCGCCGGGTCGCTGGACTGGGCCGAGGGTCCGGCTCCCCAAGATTGCGTGACGTTTGTGAACAACGGCGTCCTGGTGATGCTGAACATGGGAGACGCCCCGGTTGACCTCCCCCACCTTGAGATCCTCCTTAGTACGGATCCTGGGGCAGCTGACCAGCGTAAGCTGGGTCCGGCGCAGTGCATCTGGCTGCGCATGTAA
- a CDS encoding sugar ABC transporter substrate-binding protein gives MRTTLITPLARRARLSITTAAAVSMMLLASGCAGGQAPSGAASGQASESAAAAPAASGEAPVRGDADLVIWANGPVVQALQPIADKFGEENGITVEVQTVATELQTNFVTANASGNGPDIVMGAHDWIGNLVQNGAIDPVQITAEQKADFLPVATDAVTYNGQTYGMPASVESLILIRNKALAPEAPASFEELLAAGDAAVAAGKAERGLNLQVGAKGDAYFMQPLYSSAGGYLFGKKADGSFDTSDLGVGKEGSIAAAQKISELGEKGSKVLSTSVSADNSIALFNQGKTAFMVNGPWALGDVQKAGIDYGLSAVPGFAGMKPAQPFTGVQSFYVASKGKNKSFAETFVQTAASQKETQRALYEAVRIPPAIAALVEEVAQSDPDTKIAADAAAAGIPMPSLPQMAAVWAPLGQAEAAIAGGADPAATMTQAGQTIAGALK, from the coding sequence GTGCGCACAACTCTCATCACGCCCTTGGCCCGCAGGGCCCGGCTATCCATTACCACGGCGGCAGCCGTCTCCATGATGCTTCTGGCATCCGGCTGCGCCGGCGGGCAGGCGCCGTCCGGCGCTGCCTCCGGGCAGGCCTCCGAAAGCGCCGCGGCTGCCCCCGCGGCCTCCGGGGAAGCTCCCGTCCGCGGGGATGCGGACCTGGTCATCTGGGCCAACGGTCCCGTGGTCCAGGCCCTGCAGCCCATTGCTGACAAGTTCGGCGAGGAAAACGGCATCACCGTTGAAGTCCAGACGGTTGCCACCGAACTGCAGACCAACTTCGTGACGGCCAATGCTTCCGGCAACGGCCCGGACATCGTCATGGGCGCGCACGACTGGATCGGAAACCTGGTCCAGAACGGGGCCATTGATCCTGTCCAGATCACGGCCGAGCAGAAGGCGGATTTCCTCCCGGTTGCCACCGACGCCGTGACCTACAACGGCCAGACCTACGGCATGCCCGCCTCCGTTGAATCCCTGATCCTCATCCGGAACAAGGCCCTTGCCCCCGAGGCTCCGGCCTCCTTTGAGGAACTCCTGGCCGCCGGCGATGCCGCGGTTGCCGCCGGCAAGGCCGAGCGGGGCCTGAACCTCCAGGTGGGGGCAAAAGGCGATGCCTACTTCATGCAGCCCCTGTACTCCTCAGCCGGCGGCTACCTCTTCGGCAAGAAGGCGGACGGCAGCTTCGACACCAGCGACCTGGGCGTAGGAAAAGAAGGTTCCATTGCTGCCGCCCAGAAGATCTCCGAGCTGGGCGAAAAGGGGTCCAAGGTCCTCAGCACCTCGGTCAGCGCCGACAACTCCATTGCACTGTTCAACCAGGGCAAGACCGCGTTCATGGTCAACGGCCCCTGGGCACTGGGCGATGTGCAGAAGGCCGGCATTGACTACGGCCTGAGCGCCGTCCCGGGCTTTGCCGGGATGAAGCCCGCACAGCCTTTCACCGGTGTGCAGTCGTTCTATGTCGCCTCCAAGGGCAAGAACAAGTCCTTCGCGGAGACGTTTGTGCAGACTGCCGCATCGCAGAAGGAGACCCAGCGCGCGCTGTATGAAGCAGTCCGCATCCCGCCGGCGATCGCAGCCCTCGTGGAAGAAGTGGCACAGAGCGACCCCGACACCAAGATCGCTGCCGATGCTGCGGCTGCCGGCATCCCGATGCCGTCCCTGCCGCAGATGGCTGCCGTGTGGGCTCCGCTGGGCCAGGCTGAGGCCGCCATCGCCGGTGGCGCCGATCCCGCTGCGACCATGACGCAGGCCGGCCAGACTATCGCCGGTGCGCTGAAGTAA
- a CDS encoding ABC transporter permease subunit, whose translation MTTRFKKPSGKAVGPGLSLGSTASVPVLLAKIIGLGAVLGAAVSLTPLLLAGGEWAMLAGLWAGAAGLLAVYSTKRMVPLKYLLPGTLLLTVFVLLPILSTVQLSFTNSGDGTRGSKEDAISTIVRNSVTQLPESRTYNLTVGSEGSVTEGPFTFFLVETPSNAVFAGDAEGLRPLGRDEATLENGYVRAVPGYQILTGKEVNTAGAKISGLTVPTEKGAIRAQGINRAFEGVQTLKYDAGTDSISDSVTGKVFTVQQFGDREYFADANGAKGFDQSWERNVGFANYERLFSDPQIRDALLGSFVWTLVFAVGSVGTTFVVGLLLAAALNDPRVRGLKLYRAVIIVPYAIPVFISFIVWQSFYNKDFGLINSMLGGAKIDWLGDPFLAKVAVLLTNLWVGFPYMFLIATGALQALPQDIAEAAKIDGASSWTTFTRVQFPLLLVAVAPLLVSSFAFNFNNFNVIQLVTGGGPFPAGGGQIGATDILISGAYRIAFGGAGAEFGFASAISVVLFIVTAVLAGIQFRYTKALEDVR comes from the coding sequence ATGACCACCCGATTCAAGAAACCTTCGGGGAAGGCGGTGGGGCCCGGTCTTTCGCTGGGCTCCACCGCGTCGGTCCCCGTGCTGCTGGCCAAGATCATTGGACTGGGCGCCGTGCTCGGCGCCGCCGTTTCCCTGACGCCGCTGCTCCTCGCCGGCGGCGAATGGGCCATGCTGGCCGGTCTGTGGGCCGGGGCCGCCGGACTTCTGGCTGTCTACTCAACAAAGCGGATGGTGCCGCTGAAATACCTCCTCCCCGGCACCCTGCTGCTCACCGTCTTCGTCCTGCTGCCTATCCTGTCGACGGTCCAGCTCTCCTTCACCAATTCGGGCGACGGGACCAGGGGCTCCAAAGAGGACGCAATCTCCACGATTGTGCGCAACTCCGTGACCCAGCTGCCTGAGTCCAGGACGTACAACCTCACGGTGGGCTCGGAAGGGTCCGTCACCGAAGGCCCCTTCACCTTCTTCCTGGTGGAGACGCCGTCGAACGCTGTTTTCGCCGGCGATGCAGAAGGACTCCGGCCGCTTGGCCGCGACGAGGCCACCCTGGAGAATGGCTACGTCCGCGCAGTCCCGGGCTACCAGATCCTCACCGGCAAGGAAGTCAACACCGCCGGGGCAAAAATCAGCGGGTTGACCGTACCCACGGAGAAGGGCGCAATCCGCGCCCAAGGCATCAACCGCGCCTTTGAGGGCGTGCAGACATTGAAGTACGACGCCGGCACGGACAGTATCAGCGATTCGGTCACCGGAAAGGTCTTCACGGTCCAGCAGTTCGGCGACCGCGAATACTTCGCCGACGCGAACGGCGCCAAGGGGTTTGACCAGAGCTGGGAGCGCAACGTCGGCTTCGCCAACTACGAGCGGCTCTTCAGCGACCCCCAAATCCGCGACGCCCTGCTGGGATCCTTCGTGTGGACCCTCGTCTTTGCCGTCGGCTCTGTGGGAACAACGTTCGTGGTGGGCCTGCTCCTGGCTGCCGCGCTGAACGATCCCCGGGTCCGCGGACTCAAGCTGTACCGCGCTGTCATCATCGTTCCCTACGCCATCCCGGTATTCATTTCGTTCATTGTGTGGCAGAGCTTCTACAACAAGGACTTCGGGCTCATTAACTCCATGCTGGGCGGGGCCAAGATTGACTGGCTGGGGGATCCCTTCCTGGCCAAGGTGGCTGTCCTCCTGACCAATCTGTGGGTGGGCTTCCCCTACATGTTCCTGATCGCCACCGGTGCCCTGCAGGCGCTGCCGCAGGACATCGCCGAGGCTGCGAAAATCGACGGCGCCAGTTCCTGGACCACGTTCACCAGGGTCCAGTTCCCGCTGCTGCTGGTCGCCGTTGCACCACTGCTGGTGTCATCCTTCGCGTTCAACTTCAACAACTTCAACGTGATCCAACTGGTCACCGGCGGCGGCCCGTTCCCGGCCGGCGGCGGACAGATCGGCGCCACCGACATCCTGATCAGCGGCGCCTACCGGATCGCCTTCGGCGGCGCCGGTGCCGAATTCGGCTTTGCCTCGGCAATCTCCGTTGTCCTGTTCATCGTTACAGCAGTTCTTGCGGGTATTCAGTTCCGCTACACCAAAGCCCTGGAGGATGTCCGATGA
- a CDS encoding sugar ABC transporter permease, protein MTSLLTDAPEQTPAPARRPALRVRKDGLEMPRGRRWWQEVGWRHAVGLAGVAFAGFPVLYIISAAFNPLGSVATTEIIPNTFSLVNFETLLGGSKGPFGLWYLNTLVLCAVVSVAQVLLSTLAAYAFSRFRFYGRRGGLLALLLVQMFPQFLAVVALFLMIADFGRIIPGIGLNTLAGYALVLMGGALGQVWLIKGFFDSIPHELDEAARIDGAGHFRTFTSVILPLIRPVLAVTGLLVFVSVIGEYILASIFLTDNSVKTLAVGMFGIIAGDRSNNLGVFAAGSVMIALPVLLLFLYLQKFIVGGLTAGSVK, encoded by the coding sequence ATGACCAGCTTGCTGACTGATGCGCCTGAGCAAACCCCGGCTCCGGCCCGACGGCCCGCGCTGCGTGTCCGGAAAGACGGCCTTGAAATGCCGCGGGGCAGGCGCTGGTGGCAGGAAGTCGGGTGGCGGCATGCAGTGGGCCTGGCGGGCGTCGCCTTCGCCGGGTTCCCTGTCCTGTACATCATCTCGGCGGCGTTCAACCCGCTGGGAAGCGTGGCCACCACCGAGATCATCCCCAACACCTTCAGCCTGGTGAACTTCGAAACGCTGCTGGGCGGATCCAAGGGGCCCTTCGGGCTGTGGTACCTGAACACCCTGGTGCTCTGCGCCGTGGTGTCCGTGGCGCAGGTGCTGCTGAGCACGCTCGCCGCTTATGCGTTCTCCCGCTTCCGCTTCTACGGGCGGCGCGGCGGACTGCTGGCGCTGCTCCTGGTCCAGATGTTCCCCCAGTTCCTTGCCGTCGTCGCCCTGTTCCTCATGATTGCGGACTTCGGCAGGATCATCCCGGGCATTGGCCTGAATACGCTCGCCGGCTATGCGCTGGTGCTGATGGGCGGGGCACTCGGCCAGGTCTGGCTCATCAAGGGCTTCTTTGATTCCATTCCGCACGAGCTGGACGAGGCCGCCCGGATTGACGGCGCAGGTCACTTCCGCACCTTCACCAGCGTGATCCTGCCGCTGATCCGGCCGGTCCTGGCGGTGACCGGGCTGCTGGTCTTTGTGTCAGTGATCGGCGAGTACATCCTGGCGAGCATCTTCCTGACGGACAACAGCGTCAAGACCCTCGCCGTGGGCATGTTCGGCATCATCGCCGGGGACCGAAGCAACAACCTGGGCGTCTTCGCGGCCGGGTCCGTGATGATCGCGCTGCCGGTGCTCCTGCTCTTCCTCTACCTGCAGAAGTTCATCGTGGGCGGGCTCACGGCCGGTTCGGTCAAGTAG
- a CDS encoding type 1 glutamine amidotransferase domain-containing protein, whose protein sequence is MSEHSIEGKKVAFLLTDGVEQVELTSPWQAVKDAGGVPTLVAPSSGKVQGFEGTEKGDTFDVDLTVADANASDFDALVIPGGVVNADHLRVDKDAQAFTRNFFEQHKPVASICHGPWLLIDAGVIRGRSVTSYHTLRTDLENAGASWSDQEVVVDQGLVTSRNPHDLPAFNSKLVEEISEGQHAGQAA, encoded by the coding sequence ATGTCAGAGCACAGCATTGAAGGCAAGAAGGTCGCATTCCTGCTGACCGACGGCGTCGAGCAGGTTGAGCTCACCAGCCCCTGGCAGGCCGTGAAGGACGCCGGAGGAGTGCCAACCCTGGTGGCTCCCTCCAGTGGCAAGGTCCAGGGCTTCGAGGGCACGGAGAAGGGCGATACCTTCGACGTGGACCTCACCGTGGCGGACGCGAACGCCTCGGATTTCGATGCGCTGGTCATTCCCGGCGGCGTCGTCAACGCAGACCACCTGCGCGTGGACAAGGACGCGCAGGCGTTCACCCGGAACTTCTTTGAACAGCACAAGCCTGTGGCGTCCATCTGCCACGGCCCCTGGCTGCTCATCGATGCCGGCGTGATCCGCGGCCGCAGCGTCACCTCGTACCACACCCTCCGAACCGACCTGGAGAACGCCGGCGCCAGCTGGAGCGACCAGGAAGTAGTGGTGGACCAGGGCCTGGTGACCAGCCGGAACCCGCACGATCTGCCCGCCTTCAACAGCAAGCTGGTCGAGGAAATCTCCGAGGGCCAGCACGCGGGCCAGGCCGCCTGA
- a CDS encoding DHA2 family efflux MFS transporter permease subunit — MSTEVSPNANGQTVQTQGTRPAAPEKMSRESVTIISTLLVATFVVILNETIMNVALQRLMVDLRVDAPTVQWLSTGFMLTMAVVIPTTGFILQSLSTRAVFMLAMGLFAGGTAMAAVAPGFELLLLARIVQAGGTAIMLPLLMTTILTLVPLAKRGAVMGNVSIAISVAPAMGPTVSGLILEHFSWRFMFVFVLPVALAALAIGAKYLTNIGEVEKTKLDFPSVLLTVPAFGGLVYGLSQIGGGHGGQAGPGTAAIAALVIGVASLAVFILRQVRLQKAEAPLLDLRAFNFRMFTVSVLLMVVAMMALFGGVILLPLYLQEIRGLGSLETGLALLPGGLAMGLLGPVIGRLFDKVGPLPLTVTGSILMVASLWQFSMLDAGTSVGWIVTLHVGLSFGLALLFTPAFTTGLNPLPPHLYSHGSAIMSTTQQVAGAAGTALLVSIFAVVSAASGLVAGMSAAFMTATVIALAAVVLSAMMRKTEGAGARHAAH; from the coding sequence ATGTCTACCGAAGTCTCTCCGAACGCCAACGGCCAGACCGTCCAAACCCAAGGAACCAGGCCCGCCGCGCCGGAGAAGATGTCCCGTGAGTCGGTGACCATCATCAGCACGCTGCTGGTGGCCACGTTCGTGGTGATCCTCAACGAGACCATCATGAACGTGGCCCTGCAGCGGCTCATGGTGGACCTCCGGGTTGACGCCCCCACCGTCCAGTGGCTCTCCACCGGCTTCATGCTCACCATGGCCGTGGTCATTCCCACCACCGGGTTCATCCTGCAAAGCCTCTCCACCAGGGCGGTCTTCATGCTCGCCATGGGGCTTTTCGCCGGCGGCACCGCGATGGCGGCAGTGGCCCCGGGATTCGAACTGCTGCTCCTGGCGCGGATCGTCCAGGCGGGCGGCACCGCGATCATGCTGCCGCTGCTGATGACAACCATCCTCACCCTGGTGCCCCTGGCCAAACGGGGTGCCGTGATGGGCAATGTCAGCATCGCCATCTCCGTCGCCCCGGCCATGGGGCCCACCGTTTCCGGCCTGATCCTGGAACACTTCAGCTGGCGCTTCATGTTCGTGTTCGTCCTGCCGGTAGCCCTCGCGGCACTGGCGATCGGCGCCAAATACCTGACCAACATTGGCGAGGTTGAGAAGACAAAGTTGGACTTCCCCTCAGTCCTCCTCACCGTCCCGGCCTTCGGCGGGCTGGTCTATGGCCTCAGCCAGATCGGCGGCGGCCACGGCGGCCAGGCCGGTCCCGGAACCGCTGCCATCGCCGCGCTGGTGATCGGCGTCGCCAGCCTCGCCGTCTTCATCCTCCGGCAGGTGCGGCTGCAGAAGGCCGAGGCCCCGCTGCTGGACCTGCGGGCGTTCAACTTCCGCATGTTCACCGTCTCCGTCCTGTTGATGGTGGTGGCCATGATGGCGCTCTTCGGCGGTGTGATCCTGTTGCCGCTCTACCTGCAGGAGATCCGCGGGTTGGGGTCGCTTGAAACCGGCCTGGCGCTGCTCCCCGGCGGCCTGGCGATGGGCCTGCTGGGACCGGTCATCGGGCGCCTTTTCGACAAAGTTGGCCCGCTGCCGCTGACTGTCACCGGGTCCATCCTGATGGTTGCGTCGCTCTGGCAGTTCTCAATGCTCGACGCCGGCACGTCCGTCGGGTGGATCGTCACCCTGCACGTGGGGCTGAGTTTCGGCCTTGCGCTGCTGTTCACCCCGGCGTTCACCACCGGCCTGAACCCGCTCCCGCCGCACCTGTATTCGCACGGCTCGGCGATCATGAGCACCACGCAGCAGGTGGCCGGCGCTGCCGGCACGGCCCTGCTGGTGTCCATCTTCGCGGTGGTTTCAGCGGCCTCAGGCCTCGTGGCGGGGATGAGCGCCGCCTTCATGACGGCGACCGTCATAGCCCTTGCCGCCGTCGTGCTCTCAGCGATGATGCGCAAGACCGAAGGTGCCGGCGCACGTCACGCCGCCCACTAG